In Tachysurus vachellii isolate PV-2020 chromosome 10, HZAU_Pvac_v1, whole genome shotgun sequence, the following proteins share a genomic window:
- the LOC132852884 gene encoding epithelial cell-transforming sequence 2 oncogene-like isoform X3: MDLCAAAQVCWHWRFLSEQDCLWSPKCVRQGWFLTYVPSEKEYGAWKKHYVACACTLDFLSPWEAADIYGTLNETLPETEEEEQKRTECLIRRTICERIVEHKKADLKSRRAWLTNSKGTYASSIPQKSSLLPLSRTSSLVQLGDKCRLENTKQQRLQLNSTIETSCASSSMKTLAMSSHLNSYTSSTNYPLPHLLLLSSRLPAYEMVLCGALVNVVPLLYDYSGTTLEALLCLAERAMKGRMIQSIGIIAEGNSEEIHLIEGLSITEKSILKPDVRAFWEKLCGWVLPASEAGSLNIFVPLAASGAGMDLISKLSSLTGLSIRAPTGICTGSYQHILSEWLGNGDFPPLLYLNEGSLGSWCRQAEWIEQTLKVLRKQLEPQLQRLSYETRGRTLGLFLWDHINLPVLKLKPEVMQVVMEGLVALMKETTDNSLEFLGKFLLRKSVDGTGNKSELLTESASCSSNHKVPKMLLGEADRRSGVFMELLNSEKAYVRLLKALHSVYYIPLRAALDSNRAIISSANLVMLFNPILDILEVNNLFLQDLTERAEEWSPMQCVGDVFVRFCAKLRAYTNFFNNYTTAIRTIDKCKEMLPVFRAFIKRHNKTLATRMLSLQELFLSPSTRVEEYVNLLQSLKLHTPPEHPDHQHISSALNTLRNYRNFIHKLKKSLNQEEKMLDVQKIIQSCPNLQEGGRYLITMQDVALLSCLNEDITPSLRMYECVKDLGLFLFNDVVVLTEKRETHVPFSLAVNTSHTFLASVSLHSLSVSDIVDTKYVQNSFILESPNRLWICATDREEDKIRWLSVLSSAINAAKCD; encoded by the exons ATGGACTTATGTGCTGCTGCTCAGGTCTGCTGGCACTGGAGGTTTCTATCAGAGCAG GATTGCTTGTGGTCTCCAAAGTGTGTTCGGCAGGGTTGGTTCCTTACCTATGTACCTTCAGAAAAGGAATATGGTGCCTGGAAGAAACACTATGTTGCCTGTGCTTGCACACTGGACTTTTTGTCCCCATGGGAAGCAGCAGACATCTATGGTACCCTGAATGAAACTTTGCCAGAAACAGAAGAGGAGGAACAGAAACGAACAGAATGTCTGATCAGACGAACCATCTGCGAGAGGATTGTGGAGCATAAAA AAGCTGATTTGAAGAGCAGGAGGGCTTGGTTAACCAACTCAAAAGGAACATATGCAAGCAGTATCCCACAGAAATCCAGCCTGCTGCCTTTGAGTCGTACTAGCAGTCTTGTCCAACTTGGG GATAAGTGCCGATTAGAGAACACGAAGCAGCAGAGACTTCAGCTAAATTCAACCATTGAGACATCGTGTGCTTCCAGCTCCATGAAAACTTTAGCAATGAG ttCGCACTTAAACTCATACACCAGCTCCACCAATTACCCTCTACCCCACCTGCTACTTTTGTCCTCCAGACTTCCTGCTTATGAG ATGGTGTTATGTGGAGCTCTGGTCAATGTGGTGCCATTGTTATATGACTACAGTGGAACAACTTTAGAGGCTCTTCTCTGTTTGGCTGAGAGAGCTATGAAGGGCAGAATGATACAGAGTATTGGCATCATAGCTGAAGGAAACTCTGAAGAGATTCACCTAATAGAAG GACTGAGCATCACAGAGAAGAGCATCTTAAAGCCTGATGTGAGGGCATTTTGGGAAAAGCTCTGTGGCTGGGTTTTACCTGCATCAGAAGCAGGGTCTCTCAACATTTTTGTGCCTCTGGCTGCTTCTG GTGCGGGGATGGATCTAATAAGCAAACTGTCCTCTCTGACTGGTTTGAGCATCAGGGCACCCACAGGAATCTGCACCGGCTCCTACCAGCACA TTCTGAGTGAGTGGTTAGGGAATGGTGACTTTCCTCCGCTGCTATACTTAAATGAAGGATCCTTGGGTTCATGGTGCAGGCAGGCAGAATGGATAGAACAGACACTGAAGGTCCTACGGAAACAACTCGAACCGCAGCTGCAGCGCCTGAGTTACGAGACAAGGGGTCGGACACTTG GTCTTTTCCTTTGGGATCATATAAACTTGCCTGTGTTAAAGCTTAAACCAGAAGTTATGCAAGTAGTAATGGAGGGTCTTGTGGCACTTATGAAAGAAACAACA GATAATTCACTGGAATTCCTGGGAAAATTCCTACTGAGGAAAAGTGTGGATGGTACTGGGAATAAATCTGAGCTATTAACAGAGAGTGCTTCATGCAGCTCTAACCACAAGGTCCCTAAG ATGTTATTAGGTGAAGCAGACCGCCGCAGTGGTGTGTTTATGGAGCTGCTGAACAGTGAGAAAGCTTACGTGCGTCTGCTAAAGGCTTTACACAGCGTGTACTACATTCCACTCCGAGCAGCTCTGGACTCCAACCGAGCTATAATTAGCTCTGCCAATCTTGTGATGCTCTTTAATCCCATACTGGACATACTGGAAGTcaataa TCTTTTTCTGCAGGACCTTACAGAGAGGGCAGAGGAATGGAGTCCTATGCAGTGTGTGGGTGACGTGTTTGTCCGATTCTGTGCCAAGCTACGGGCTTACACTAATTTCTTCAACAACTACACCACTGCTATCAGGACCATAGATAAG TGCAAAGAGATGCTTCCTGTATTCCGAGCCTTTATAAAGAGACACAACAAGACTCTTGCTACTAGGATGTTAAG TCTCCAGGAGCTGTTCCTAAGTCCGTCTACAAGGGTGGAGGAGTATGTGAATTTGCTCCAGTCTTTGAAGCTACACACACCACCTGAACACCCTGATCACCAACACATATCGTCTGCCTTAAACACATTACGGAATTATAGGAACTTTATCCATAAG ttgaaaaaaagtttaaacCAGGAGGAGAAAATGCTGGATGTGCAGAAGATCATTCAGAGCTGCCCA AATCTACAGGAGGGAGGCCGATATCTAATCACCATGCAGGATGTAGCATTACTGAGTTGCCTTAATGAAGACATTACTCCATCACTCAG GATGTACGAGTGTGTTAAGGATCtgggattgtttttgtttaacgATGTTGTGGTGCTGactgagaaaagagagactCATGTGCCATTCAGTCTGGCAgtgaacacatcacacactttcCTGGCCTCTGTAAGCTTGCACAGCCTCAGCGTCTCTGACATAGTGGACACAAAGT ATGTGCAGAATTCTTTCATCCTGGAGAGCCCGAATCGCCTGTGGATCTGTGctacagacagagaggaggatAAGATCAGGTGGCTGTCTGTTTTAAGCAGTGCTATAAATGCAGCTAAATGCGATTAA
- the LOC132852884 gene encoding epithelial cell-transforming sequence 2 oncogene-like isoform X2 encodes MTAYKSRRSPSVQQIALNQTESCSEAAATRFSAWTPITNKLSNQQLFQERTTLILHWFDLWTDVQRKHLLQLLLRRCSKSQLKSINDYFIKAAPITKLDFTTVLPRILSLYILSFLSPMDLCAAAQVCWHWRFLSEQDCLWSPKCVRQGWFLTYVPSEKEYGAWKKHYVACACTLDFLSPWEAADIYGTLNETLPETEEEEQKRTECLIRRTICERIVEHKKADLKSRRAWLTNSKGTYASSIPQKSSLLPLSRTSSLVQLGDKCRLENTKQQRLQLNSTIETSCASSSMKTLAMSSHLNSYTSSTNYPLPHLLLLSSRLPAYEMVLCGALVNVVPLLYDYSGTTLEALLCLAERAMKGRMIQSIGIIAEGNSEEIHLIEGLSITEKSILKPDVRAFWEKLCGWVLPASEAGSLNIFVPLAASGAGMDLISKLSSLTGLSIRAPTGICTGSYQHILSEWLGNGDFPPLLYLNEGSLGSWCRQAEWIEQTLKVLRKQLEPQLQRLSYETRGRTLGLFLWDHINLPVLKLKPEVMQVVMEGLVALMKETTDNSLEFLGKFLLRKSVDGTGNKSELLTESASCSSNHKVPKMLLGEADRRSGVFMELLNSEKAYVRLLKALHSVYYIPLRAALDSNRAIISSANLVMLFNPILDILEVNNLFLQDLTERAEEWSPMQCVGDVFVRFCAKLRAYTNFFNNYTTAIRTIDKCKEMLPVFRAFIKRHNKTLATRMLSLQELFLSPSTRVEEYVNLLQSLKLHTPPEHPDHQHISSALNTLRNYRNFIHKLKKSLNQEEKMLDVQKIIQSCPNLQEGGRYLITMQDVALLSCLNEDITPSLRMYECVKDLGLFLFNDVVVLTEKRETHVPFSLAVNTSHTFLASVSLHSLSVSDIVDTKYVQNSFILESPNRLWICATDREEDKIRWLSVLSSAINAAKCD; translated from the exons ATGACAGCTTACAAGTCCCGGCGCTCTCCAAGTGTCCAACAAATAGCGCTCAATCAAACTGAGTCATGTTCTGAAGCTGCAGCTACGCGCTTTAGTGCATGGACACCTATAACTAACAAACTTTCCAACCAGCAG CTTTTTCAGGAGAGAACGACTCTTATTCTCCACTGGTTTGACCTATGGACGGATGTGCAGAGGAAACATTTGCTTCAGCTGTTGTTAAGAAGATGTTCCAAATCCCAGCTCAA ATCCATTAATGACTACTTTATTAAAGCTGCTCCTATTACAAAACTGGACTTTACCACTGTGCTGCCACGCATACTTTCTTTGTATATTCTGTCCTTCTTGAGCCCAATGGACTTATGTGCTGCTGCTCAGGTCTGCTGGCACTGGAGGTTTCTATCAGAGCAG GATTGCTTGTGGTCTCCAAAGTGTGTTCGGCAGGGTTGGTTCCTTACCTATGTACCTTCAGAAAAGGAATATGGTGCCTGGAAGAAACACTATGTTGCCTGTGCTTGCACACTGGACTTTTTGTCCCCATGGGAAGCAGCAGACATCTATGGTACCCTGAATGAAACTTTGCCAGAAACAGAAGAGGAGGAACAGAAACGAACAGAATGTCTGATCAGACGAACCATCTGCGAGAGGATTGTGGAGCATAAAA AAGCTGATTTGAAGAGCAGGAGGGCTTGGTTAACCAACTCAAAAGGAACATATGCAAGCAGTATCCCACAGAAATCCAGCCTGCTGCCTTTGAGTCGTACTAGCAGTCTTGTCCAACTTGGG GATAAGTGCCGATTAGAGAACACGAAGCAGCAGAGACTTCAGCTAAATTCAACCATTGAGACATCGTGTGCTTCCAGCTCCATGAAAACTTTAGCAATGAG ttCGCACTTAAACTCATACACCAGCTCCACCAATTACCCTCTACCCCACCTGCTACTTTTGTCCTCCAGACTTCCTGCTTATGAG ATGGTGTTATGTGGAGCTCTGGTCAATGTGGTGCCATTGTTATATGACTACAGTGGAACAACTTTAGAGGCTCTTCTCTGTTTGGCTGAGAGAGCTATGAAGGGCAGAATGATACAGAGTATTGGCATCATAGCTGAAGGAAACTCTGAAGAGATTCACCTAATAGAAG GACTGAGCATCACAGAGAAGAGCATCTTAAAGCCTGATGTGAGGGCATTTTGGGAAAAGCTCTGTGGCTGGGTTTTACCTGCATCAGAAGCAGGGTCTCTCAACATTTTTGTGCCTCTGGCTGCTTCTG GTGCGGGGATGGATCTAATAAGCAAACTGTCCTCTCTGACTGGTTTGAGCATCAGGGCACCCACAGGAATCTGCACCGGCTCCTACCAGCACA TTCTGAGTGAGTGGTTAGGGAATGGTGACTTTCCTCCGCTGCTATACTTAAATGAAGGATCCTTGGGTTCATGGTGCAGGCAGGCAGAATGGATAGAACAGACACTGAAGGTCCTACGGAAACAACTCGAACCGCAGCTGCAGCGCCTGAGTTACGAGACAAGGGGTCGGACACTTG GTCTTTTCCTTTGGGATCATATAAACTTGCCTGTGTTAAAGCTTAAACCAGAAGTTATGCAAGTAGTAATGGAGGGTCTTGTGGCACTTATGAAAGAAACAACA GATAATTCACTGGAATTCCTGGGAAAATTCCTACTGAGGAAAAGTGTGGATGGTACTGGGAATAAATCTGAGCTATTAACAGAGAGTGCTTCATGCAGCTCTAACCACAAGGTCCCTAAG ATGTTATTAGGTGAAGCAGACCGCCGCAGTGGTGTGTTTATGGAGCTGCTGAACAGTGAGAAAGCTTACGTGCGTCTGCTAAAGGCTTTACACAGCGTGTACTACATTCCACTCCGAGCAGCTCTGGACTCCAACCGAGCTATAATTAGCTCTGCCAATCTTGTGATGCTCTTTAATCCCATACTGGACATACTGGAAGTcaataa TCTTTTTCTGCAGGACCTTACAGAGAGGGCAGAGGAATGGAGTCCTATGCAGTGTGTGGGTGACGTGTTTGTCCGATTCTGTGCCAAGCTACGGGCTTACACTAATTTCTTCAACAACTACACCACTGCTATCAGGACCATAGATAAG TGCAAAGAGATGCTTCCTGTATTCCGAGCCTTTATAAAGAGACACAACAAGACTCTTGCTACTAGGATGTTAAG TCTCCAGGAGCTGTTCCTAAGTCCGTCTACAAGGGTGGAGGAGTATGTGAATTTGCTCCAGTCTTTGAAGCTACACACACCACCTGAACACCCTGATCACCAACACATATCGTCTGCCTTAAACACATTACGGAATTATAGGAACTTTATCCATAAG ttgaaaaaaagtttaaacCAGGAGGAGAAAATGCTGGATGTGCAGAAGATCATTCAGAGCTGCCCA AATCTACAGGAGGGAGGCCGATATCTAATCACCATGCAGGATGTAGCATTACTGAGTTGCCTTAATGAAGACATTACTCCATCACTCAG GATGTACGAGTGTGTTAAGGATCtgggattgtttttgtttaacgATGTTGTGGTGCTGactgagaaaagagagactCATGTGCCATTCAGTCTGGCAgtgaacacatcacacactttcCTGGCCTCTGTAAGCTTGCACAGCCTCAGCGTCTCTGACATAGTGGACACAAAGT ATGTGCAGAATTCTTTCATCCTGGAGAGCCCGAATCGCCTGTGGATCTGTGctacagacagagaggaggatAAGATCAGGTGGCTGTCTGTTTTAAGCAGTGCTATAAATGCAGCTAAATGCGATTAA
- the LOC132852884 gene encoding epithelial cell-transforming sequence 2 oncogene-like isoform X1 codes for MTAYKSRRSPSVQQIALNQTESCSEAAATRFSAWTPITNKLSNQQQIAQLFQERTTLILHWFDLWTDVQRKHLLQLLLRRCSKSQLKSINDYFIKAAPITKLDFTTVLPRILSLYILSFLSPMDLCAAAQVCWHWRFLSEQDCLWSPKCVRQGWFLTYVPSEKEYGAWKKHYVACACTLDFLSPWEAADIYGTLNETLPETEEEEQKRTECLIRRTICERIVEHKKADLKSRRAWLTNSKGTYASSIPQKSSLLPLSRTSSLVQLGDKCRLENTKQQRLQLNSTIETSCASSSMKTLAMSSHLNSYTSSTNYPLPHLLLLSSRLPAYEMVLCGALVNVVPLLYDYSGTTLEALLCLAERAMKGRMIQSIGIIAEGNSEEIHLIEGLSITEKSILKPDVRAFWEKLCGWVLPASEAGSLNIFVPLAASGAGMDLISKLSSLTGLSIRAPTGICTGSYQHILSEWLGNGDFPPLLYLNEGSLGSWCRQAEWIEQTLKVLRKQLEPQLQRLSYETRGRTLGLFLWDHINLPVLKLKPEVMQVVMEGLVALMKETTDNSLEFLGKFLLRKSVDGTGNKSELLTESASCSSNHKVPKMLLGEADRRSGVFMELLNSEKAYVRLLKALHSVYYIPLRAALDSNRAIISSANLVMLFNPILDILEVNNLFLQDLTERAEEWSPMQCVGDVFVRFCAKLRAYTNFFNNYTTAIRTIDKCKEMLPVFRAFIKRHNKTLATRMLSLQELFLSPSTRVEEYVNLLQSLKLHTPPEHPDHQHISSALNTLRNYRNFIHKLKKSLNQEEKMLDVQKIIQSCPNLQEGGRYLITMQDVALLSCLNEDITPSLRMYECVKDLGLFLFNDVVVLTEKRETHVPFSLAVNTSHTFLASVSLHSLSVSDIVDTKYVQNSFILESPNRLWICATDREEDKIRWLSVLSSAINAAKCD; via the exons ATGACAGCTTACAAGTCCCGGCGCTCTCCAAGTGTCCAACAAATAGCGCTCAATCAAACTGAGTCATGTTCTGAAGCTGCAGCTACGCGCTTTAGTGCATGGACACCTATAACTAACAAACTTTCCAACCAGCAG CAAATTGCACAGCTTTTTCAGGAGAGAACGACTCTTATTCTCCACTGGTTTGACCTATGGACGGATGTGCAGAGGAAACATTTGCTTCAGCTGTTGTTAAGAAGATGTTCCAAATCCCAGCTCAA ATCCATTAATGACTACTTTATTAAAGCTGCTCCTATTACAAAACTGGACTTTACCACTGTGCTGCCACGCATACTTTCTTTGTATATTCTGTCCTTCTTGAGCCCAATGGACTTATGTGCTGCTGCTCAGGTCTGCTGGCACTGGAGGTTTCTATCAGAGCAG GATTGCTTGTGGTCTCCAAAGTGTGTTCGGCAGGGTTGGTTCCTTACCTATGTACCTTCAGAAAAGGAATATGGTGCCTGGAAGAAACACTATGTTGCCTGTGCTTGCACACTGGACTTTTTGTCCCCATGGGAAGCAGCAGACATCTATGGTACCCTGAATGAAACTTTGCCAGAAACAGAAGAGGAGGAACAGAAACGAACAGAATGTCTGATCAGACGAACCATCTGCGAGAGGATTGTGGAGCATAAAA AAGCTGATTTGAAGAGCAGGAGGGCTTGGTTAACCAACTCAAAAGGAACATATGCAAGCAGTATCCCACAGAAATCCAGCCTGCTGCCTTTGAGTCGTACTAGCAGTCTTGTCCAACTTGGG GATAAGTGCCGATTAGAGAACACGAAGCAGCAGAGACTTCAGCTAAATTCAACCATTGAGACATCGTGTGCTTCCAGCTCCATGAAAACTTTAGCAATGAG ttCGCACTTAAACTCATACACCAGCTCCACCAATTACCCTCTACCCCACCTGCTACTTTTGTCCTCCAGACTTCCTGCTTATGAG ATGGTGTTATGTGGAGCTCTGGTCAATGTGGTGCCATTGTTATATGACTACAGTGGAACAACTTTAGAGGCTCTTCTCTGTTTGGCTGAGAGAGCTATGAAGGGCAGAATGATACAGAGTATTGGCATCATAGCTGAAGGAAACTCTGAAGAGATTCACCTAATAGAAG GACTGAGCATCACAGAGAAGAGCATCTTAAAGCCTGATGTGAGGGCATTTTGGGAAAAGCTCTGTGGCTGGGTTTTACCTGCATCAGAAGCAGGGTCTCTCAACATTTTTGTGCCTCTGGCTGCTTCTG GTGCGGGGATGGATCTAATAAGCAAACTGTCCTCTCTGACTGGTTTGAGCATCAGGGCACCCACAGGAATCTGCACCGGCTCCTACCAGCACA TTCTGAGTGAGTGGTTAGGGAATGGTGACTTTCCTCCGCTGCTATACTTAAATGAAGGATCCTTGGGTTCATGGTGCAGGCAGGCAGAATGGATAGAACAGACACTGAAGGTCCTACGGAAACAACTCGAACCGCAGCTGCAGCGCCTGAGTTACGAGACAAGGGGTCGGACACTTG GTCTTTTCCTTTGGGATCATATAAACTTGCCTGTGTTAAAGCTTAAACCAGAAGTTATGCAAGTAGTAATGGAGGGTCTTGTGGCACTTATGAAAGAAACAACA GATAATTCACTGGAATTCCTGGGAAAATTCCTACTGAGGAAAAGTGTGGATGGTACTGGGAATAAATCTGAGCTATTAACAGAGAGTGCTTCATGCAGCTCTAACCACAAGGTCCCTAAG ATGTTATTAGGTGAAGCAGACCGCCGCAGTGGTGTGTTTATGGAGCTGCTGAACAGTGAGAAAGCTTACGTGCGTCTGCTAAAGGCTTTACACAGCGTGTACTACATTCCACTCCGAGCAGCTCTGGACTCCAACCGAGCTATAATTAGCTCTGCCAATCTTGTGATGCTCTTTAATCCCATACTGGACATACTGGAAGTcaataa TCTTTTTCTGCAGGACCTTACAGAGAGGGCAGAGGAATGGAGTCCTATGCAGTGTGTGGGTGACGTGTTTGTCCGATTCTGTGCCAAGCTACGGGCTTACACTAATTTCTTCAACAACTACACCACTGCTATCAGGACCATAGATAAG TGCAAAGAGATGCTTCCTGTATTCCGAGCCTTTATAAAGAGACACAACAAGACTCTTGCTACTAGGATGTTAAG TCTCCAGGAGCTGTTCCTAAGTCCGTCTACAAGGGTGGAGGAGTATGTGAATTTGCTCCAGTCTTTGAAGCTACACACACCACCTGAACACCCTGATCACCAACACATATCGTCTGCCTTAAACACATTACGGAATTATAGGAACTTTATCCATAAG ttgaaaaaaagtttaaacCAGGAGGAGAAAATGCTGGATGTGCAGAAGATCATTCAGAGCTGCCCA AATCTACAGGAGGGAGGCCGATATCTAATCACCATGCAGGATGTAGCATTACTGAGTTGCCTTAATGAAGACATTACTCCATCACTCAG GATGTACGAGTGTGTTAAGGATCtgggattgtttttgtttaacgATGTTGTGGTGCTGactgagaaaagagagactCATGTGCCATTCAGTCTGGCAgtgaacacatcacacactttcCTGGCCTCTGTAAGCTTGCACAGCCTCAGCGTCTCTGACATAGTGGACACAAAGT ATGTGCAGAATTCTTTCATCCTGGAGAGCCCGAATCGCCTGTGGATCTGTGctacagacagagaggaggatAAGATCAGGTGGCTGTCTGTTTTAAGCAGTGCTATAAATGCAGCTAAATGCGATTAA
- the zgc:162964 gene encoding Golgi resident protein GCP60 — protein sequence MAAREPENGVRKSSRNDNIISNENESENRPEKDEKRRKWDVGNYWGFSLEGIFGLALKFFKEMNGKAFNPTYEENLLFVALQKQILLGPYNPKSCPEIGFFDVLGNDRRKKWAELGSTAKEDAMEEFVKLLYNCCSLFSAYVTSHKIEKEEHERKLREEEERHRPESEERHGKEEEQEKKRQESDCFLNTQQKQQMTVALNAQTPVQFQQNAEGQTSKSSDQQQQLIQQPQETHYQECIQQAHHTHQVKQDKAEAPSPASNDMASITNPINHTDSSQREMSDSNPKQCHLFVESNPGEFPIMAPSMWTTPQVNEFKAKTKQDAESVITVGRGEVLTVHIPTHADGSMFFWEFATDYHDIAFGLYFEWPDTVNGVGTEKFVESVSEKTETGQAEEANLKSDKKTGSVVPRVSEVVPLFRRDSHENVYAGSHQYPSQGVYLLRFDNSYSLWRPKVVYYRVYYTSQIY from the exons ATGGCTGCGCGAGAGCCTGAAAACGGAGTAAGAAAATCTTCCAGAAACGACAACATTATttctaatgaaaatgaaagtgaaaatcGTCCTGAGAAAGATGAGAAGAGGAGAAAGTGGGACGTCGGAAATTACTGGGGCTTCTCATTAGAAGGAATATTCGGGCTCGCGCTTAAATTTTTCAAAG agATGAATGGCAAGGCTTTTAATCCAACATATGAAGAAAACCTGCTATTTGTTGCACTTCAGAAACAAATCTTACTTGGACCTTATAATCCAAAGTCTTGCCCCGAGATTGGGTTCTTTGACGTACTGGGAAATGACAGAAG AAAAAAATGGGCAGAGCTGGGCAGCACAGCAAAAGAGGATGCAATGGAGGAGTTTGTGAAGCTTCTGTACAACTGCTGTAGTCTGTTTTCTGCATATGTCACATCTCATAAGATCGAGAAGGAGGAACATGAGAGGAAATT aagagaggaagaagaacgGCACAGGCCGGAAAGCGAAGAGCGACAtgggaaagaagaagaacaggagAAGAAGAGACAAGAGTCTGATTGCTTTCTAAACACTCAGCAGAA gcaacAGATGACGGTTGCTCTGAATGCGCAGACACCGGTGCAGTTCCAGCAGAATGCAGAGGGACAGACCTCCAAAAGCTCAGATCAGCAGCAGCAACTCATCCAACAGCCTCAAGAGACACATTATCAAGAGTGCATACAGCAagcacaccatacacaccaagTCAAACAG gacaAGGCTGAAGCTCCATCACCAGCTTCAAATGACATGGCTTCAATTACGAATCCCATCAACCATACAGACTCATCACAGAGGGAAATGTCTGACTCAAACCCCAAACAATGTCATTTATTCGTAGAAAGCAACCCAGGAG AATTTCCAATCATGGCACCCTCCATGTGGACAACACCTCAGGTAAACGAATTCAAGGCGAAGACCAAGCAGGATGCAGAGTCTGTGATCACCGTAGGGAGAGGCGAAGTGCTAACTGTGCACATCCCCACTCATGCTGATGGATCTATGTTCTTCTGGGAATTCGCAACTGATTACCATGACATTGCCTTTGGCTTGTACTTTGAATGGCCAGACACAGTAAATGGTGTGGGAACTGAGAAGTTTGTGGAGTCTGTATctgaaaagacagaaacag GCCAAGCTGAAGAGGCAAATCTAAAGTCTGACAAGAAAACAGGAAGCGTGGTCCCTCGCGTTAGCGAGGTGGTTCCGCTCTTTCGGCGGGACAGCCACGAGAACGTATACGCAGGCAGTCACCAGTACCCAAGCCAAGGAGTTTACTTGCTCAGATTTGACAATTCCTATTCGCTCTGGAGGCCAAAGGTTGTCTATTACAGAGTCTACTACACCAGTCAGATTTATTAG
- the LOC132852882 gene encoding adenosine receptor A2b-like → MNNCLEVTVNGSTQTVIPSKQEFFHGAYITAEVTISILAITGNLLVCIAVGRNKKLRTVTNYFLVSLAAADFFVGTLAIPCAIMTDLGFPHNNVYLCATVVYMLIMLTQSSVFSLLAIAIERYVAILLPFHYQRLLKPRIARLVILLTWILAFLLSSVPLLGFQKRSRHISYCFFACVVDIAFMVYFNFFGCVLIPLLTMFFIYVHIFITVRKQVRRIAALRSALEAQARQNSAMRREAKKATSIFLLIFLFVLCWMPIHILNCMQQFSPHFTVPLPLILTAIILSHANSAINPLLYAYRMKSFRQAFKAIFLCCRVTPPLSDTTDSIGTSKKNTNAR, encoded by the coding sequence ATGAATAACTGCTTGGAGGTTACTGTGAATGGATCAACTCAAACAGTCATCCCTTCTAAACAAGAGTTTTTTCACGGAGCATACATCACAGCTGAAGTAACGATATCCATTCTGGCTATAACTGGAAATCTACTGGTTTGCATTGCGGTGGGACGCAATAAGAAGCTTCGTACTGTCACCAACTACTTCTTGGTTTCTTTAGCAGCAGCTGATTTCTTTGTAGGTACACTGGCCATTCCCTGTGCTATTATGACAGACCTGGGTTTCCCCCACAATAATGTATACCTGTGtgctactgttgtgtacatGCTTATCATGCTAACCCAGAGCTCTGTCTTCAGCCTGCTGGCGATAGCCATTGAGCGCTATGTTGCCATCCTGTTGCCGTTCCACTACCAGAGGCTCTTGAAGCCAAGGATCGCTAGGCTAGTCATACTGCTAACCTGGATTCTCGCTTTTCTTTTGAGCTCAGTGCCACTGCTAGGCTTTCAAAAGCGATCCAGACATATCAGCTACTGCTTCTTTGCCTGTGTGGTGGACATTGCCTTCATGGTCTACTTCAACTTCTTTGGTTGTGTTCTAATTCCCCTGCTGacaatgtttttcatttatgttCACATTTTCATAACCGTGAGGAAGCAGGTGAGACGCATTGCAGCGTTACGCAGTGCATTAGAAGCGCAAGCTAGGCAAAATTCAGCTATGAGACGTGAAGCGAAAAAGGCCACCTCGATTTTCCTGCTCATCTTCCTGTTTGTGCTTTGCTGGATGCCAATTCACATTTTGAATTGCATGCAGCAGTTCAGTCCACACTTCACAGTGCCATTGCCACTTATTTTGACAGCAATCATCCTTTCCCATGCCAATTCAGCCATTAACCCTCTGCTCTATGCCTACAGGATGAAATCATTCCGTCAGGCTTTCAAAgccatttttctttgttgtcgTGTTACTCCTCCACTGTCTGATACTACTGACAGCATTGGgacttcaaaaaaaaacacaaacgcaAGATAA